A single region of the Chelmon rostratus isolate fCheRos1 chromosome 5, fCheRos1.pri, whole genome shotgun sequence genome encodes:
- the pomt1 gene encoding protein O-mannosyl-transferase 1 isoform X4 — translation MLLESVLIFFVLLAFFSYLRFHNAPNSWFRFCWLLLSGASCAAAVGVKYIGVFSYLLLLGVASLHTWNLIGDRTVSHLSVCVQCVCRVVCLLVVPVLLYVFWFYVHLSLLNRSGPHDQLMSSAFQASLEGGLSRITQGQPLEVAYGSQVTLRSFASQPIPCWLHSHRANYPIRYENGRGSSHQQQVTCYPFKDVNNWWIVKDPGRQELVVSSPPRPVRHGDVIQLVHGMTSRFLNSHDVAAPMSPHAQEVSGYIDFNVSMAAQNLWRVDISNRKAESESWKTILSEVRLVHVNTSAVLRLSGVFLPDWGFRQLEVVADKLFKAHSSSLDWTVEEHRYGTSQEQKEREAELHSPTHIDVDRKISFWAKFLELQWKMLTVKQEDTEHKYSSSPLEWITMETNIAYWLHSSTNAQIQLIGNPVSWGVANLSLLAYQLLAAVYLLRRRRGFIDLPDGVWCQFVCLGYVCVGGWLVNFVPFFLMEKTLFLYHYLPALCYLYLLSPALLEHTHTHLLSSDTHRRVLCVCVSAVLLSVFLSYRTFSPLTYGSPELSANRLQGLKWRVSWDILYRRR, via the exons ATGTTATTGGAGTCTGTTCTCATCTTCTTCGTGTTGTTGGCCTTCTTCTCCTACCTGCGATTCCACAATGCTCCCAACAG CTGGTTCAGGTTCTGCTGGCTGCTCCTCTCTGGAgcctcctgtgctgctgcagtcgG ggTGAAGTACATAGGTGTGTTCtcctacctgctgctgctgggcgtGGCCTCTCTGCACACCTGGAACCTGATTGGAGACCGAACTGTCAGTCAC ctgagtgtttgtgtgcagtgtgtatgtcgagttgtgtgtctgttggtggTTCCTGTCCTTCTCTATGTGTTCTGGTTCTATGTTCACCTGAGTCTCCTGAACCGCAGCGGACCACATGACCAACTGATGAGCTCAGCTTTCCAGGCCAGTCTGGAG GGTGGTCTCTCCAGGATCACTCAGGGTCAGCCCCTGGAAGTTGCTTACGGCAGTCAGGTGACTTTAAGAAGCTTCGCCTCCCAGCCAATCCCCTGCTGGCTTCACTCACACAGGGCCAACTACCCAATCAG ATATGAAAATGGGCGGGGCAGCTCTCACCAGCAGCAGGTCACCTGTTATCCCTTCAAAGACGTCAACAACTGGTGGATCGTCAAGGACCCTGGCAG ACAGGAGTTGGTGGTCAGCAGTCCTCCCCGACCTGTCCGTCATGGTGATGTCATCCAGCTGGTTCATGGAATGACCTCACGCTTCCTCAACAG TCATGACGTAGCAGCTCCCATGAGCCCCCACGCTCAGGAAGTGTCGGGTTACATCGACTTCAATGTTTCTATGGCAGCACAGAACCTGTGGAGAGTG gacaTCTCCAACAGGAAGGCAGAGTCAGAGTCGTGGAAGACCATCTTGTCTGAAGTTCGATTGGTCCACGTCAACACCTCAGCAGTCCTGCGG ctgagtGGTGTGTTTCTTCCAGACTGGGGTTTCCGTCAGTTGGAGGTGGTTGCAGATAAACTGTTTaaagctcacagcagcagcttggaCTGGACGGTGGAGGAACACCGATATGGAACCA GTCAGGAGCAGAAGGAAAGAGAGGCGGAGCTTCATTCTCCGACTCATATCGACGTGGACAGGAAGATTTCCTTCTGGGCGAAGTTTTTAGAGCTTCAG TGGAAGATGCTGACGGTGAAACAGGAAGACACTGAGCACAAATACAGCTCCTCCCCCCTGGAGTGGATCACCATGGAAACCAACATTGCATACTGGCTGCACTCCTCCAccaat GCTCAGATCCAACTGATTGGTAACCCAGTATCATGGGGCGTGGCCAACCTCAGCTTGCTGGCCTATCAGCTGCTGGcagctgtttacctgctgaggaggaggcggggcttCATAGACCTCCCtgatg gtgtgtggtgtcagtttgtgtgtctgggatatgtgtgtgttggtggttgGTTGGTGAACTTTGTCCCATTCTTCCTGATGGAGAAAACTCTCTTCCTGTATCACTACCTGCCCGCCCTCTGCTACCTGTACCTGCTGAGCCCCGCCCTGCTGgagcacacgcacactcacctaCTCAg cagtgacacacaccggcgagtgctgtgtgtgtgtgtgtcggcagTGTTGTTGTCGGTCTTCCTGTCGTATCGAACCTTCTCCCCTTTGACCTACGGCAGTCCCGAGCTGTCGGCCAATCGGCTGCAAGGACTCAAGTGGAGAGTCTCCTGGGACATCCTGTACCGCCGCCGGTAG
- the pomt1 gene encoding protein O-mannosyl-transferase 1 isoform X1, with product MMRLPLMVTAQVDLVLLLVSLLALWTRLSHLSYPNAVVFDEVYYGQFVSLYMKRVFFIDDSGPPLGHMILALGAYVGGFDGNFVWNRIGAEYPSSVSVWSLRLLPALCGALCVPLVYLLTLELKFSHLSALGAALLLLLENSLIVQSRFMLLESVLIFFVLLAFFSYLRFHNAPNSWFRFCWLLLSGASCAAAVGVKYIGVFSYLLLLGVASLHTWNLIGDRTVSHLSVCVQCVCRVVCLLVVPVLLYVFWFYVHLSLLNRSGPHDQLMSSAFQASLEGGLSRITQGQPLEVAYGSQVTLRSFASQPIPCWLHSHRANYPIRYENGRGSSHQQQVTCYPFKDVNNWWIVKDPGRQELVVSSPPRPVRHGDVIQLVHGMTSRFLNSHDVAAPMSPHAQEVSGYIDFNVSMAAQNLWRVDISNRKAESESWKTILSEVRLVHVNTSAVLRLSGVFLPDWGFRQLEVVADKLFKAHSSSLDWTVEEHRYGTSQEQKEREAELHSPTHIDVDRKISFWAKFLELQWKMLTVKQEDTEHKYSSSPLEWITMETNIAYWLHSSTNAQIQLIGNPVSWGVANLSLLAYQLLAAVYLLRRRRGFIDLPDGVWCQFVCLGYVCVGGWLVNFVPFFLMEKTLFLYHYLPALCYLYLLSPALLEHTHTHLLSSDTHRRVLCVCVSAVLLSVFLSYRTFSPLTYGSPELSANRLQGLKWRVSWDILYRRR from the exons ATGATGCGGCTCCCCCTGATGGTGACAGCCCAGGTGGACCTGGTCCTGCTGCTGGTCTCCCTTCTGGCCCTCTGGACCAGACTGAGCCACCTCAGCTACCCCAACgctgtggt gTTTGATGAGGTGTATTATGGTCAGTTTGTGTCTCTCTACATGAAGAGAGTTTTCTTCATTGATGACAGCGGACCCCCGCTGGGTCACATGATCCTGGCCCTCGGAG cctACGTGGGAGGATTTGATGGGAACTTTGTGTGGAACAGAATCGGAGCAG AGTATCCcagcagtgtgagtgtgtggagtCTGCGCTTGCTGCCAGCTCTGTGTGGagctctctgtgttcctctggTTTACCTGTTGACTCTGGAGCTGAAGTTCTCTCACCTGTCGGCTCTGggagctgcactgctgctgctgctgg AGAATTCTCTGATCGTCCAATCCCGTTTCATGTTATTGGAGTCTGTTCTCATCTTCTTCGTGTTGTTGGCCTTCTTCTCCTACCTGCGATTCCACAATGCTCCCAACAG CTGGTTCAGGTTCTGCTGGCTGCTCCTCTCTGGAgcctcctgtgctgctgcagtcgG ggTGAAGTACATAGGTGTGTTCtcctacctgctgctgctgggcgtGGCCTCTCTGCACACCTGGAACCTGATTGGAGACCGAACTGTCAGTCAC ctgagtgtttgtgtgcagtgtgtatgtcgagttgtgtgtctgttggtggTTCCTGTCCTTCTCTATGTGTTCTGGTTCTATGTTCACCTGAGTCTCCTGAACCGCAGCGGACCACATGACCAACTGATGAGCTCAGCTTTCCAGGCCAGTCTGGAG GGTGGTCTCTCCAGGATCACTCAGGGTCAGCCCCTGGAAGTTGCTTACGGCAGTCAGGTGACTTTAAGAAGCTTCGCCTCCCAGCCAATCCCCTGCTGGCTTCACTCACACAGGGCCAACTACCCAATCAG ATATGAAAATGGGCGGGGCAGCTCTCACCAGCAGCAGGTCACCTGTTATCCCTTCAAAGACGTCAACAACTGGTGGATCGTCAAGGACCCTGGCAG ACAGGAGTTGGTGGTCAGCAGTCCTCCCCGACCTGTCCGTCATGGTGATGTCATCCAGCTGGTTCATGGAATGACCTCACGCTTCCTCAACAG TCATGACGTAGCAGCTCCCATGAGCCCCCACGCTCAGGAAGTGTCGGGTTACATCGACTTCAATGTTTCTATGGCAGCACAGAACCTGTGGAGAGTG gacaTCTCCAACAGGAAGGCAGAGTCAGAGTCGTGGAAGACCATCTTGTCTGAAGTTCGATTGGTCCACGTCAACACCTCAGCAGTCCTGCGG ctgagtGGTGTGTTTCTTCCAGACTGGGGTTTCCGTCAGTTGGAGGTGGTTGCAGATAAACTGTTTaaagctcacagcagcagcttggaCTGGACGGTGGAGGAACACCGATATGGAACCA GTCAGGAGCAGAAGGAAAGAGAGGCGGAGCTTCATTCTCCGACTCATATCGACGTGGACAGGAAGATTTCCTTCTGGGCGAAGTTTTTAGAGCTTCAG TGGAAGATGCTGACGGTGAAACAGGAAGACACTGAGCACAAATACAGCTCCTCCCCCCTGGAGTGGATCACCATGGAAACCAACATTGCATACTGGCTGCACTCCTCCAccaat GCTCAGATCCAACTGATTGGTAACCCAGTATCATGGGGCGTGGCCAACCTCAGCTTGCTGGCCTATCAGCTGCTGGcagctgtttacctgctgaggaggaggcggggcttCATAGACCTCCCtgatg gtgtgtggtgtcagtttgtgtgtctgggatatgtgtgtgttggtggttgGTTGGTGAACTTTGTCCCATTCTTCCTGATGGAGAAAACTCTCTTCCTGTATCACTACCTGCCCGCCCTCTGCTACCTGTACCTGCTGAGCCCCGCCCTGCTGgagcacacgcacactcacctaCTCAg cagtgacacacaccggcgagtgctgtgtgtgtgtgtgtcggcagTGTTGTTGTCGGTCTTCCTGTCGTATCGAACCTTCTCCCCTTTGACCTACGGCAGTCCCGAGCTGTCGGCCAATCGGCTGCAAGGACTCAAGTGGAGAGTCTCCTGGGACATCCTGTACCGCCGCCGGTAG
- the pomt1 gene encoding protein O-mannosyl-transferase 1 isoform X3, which translates to MMRLPLMVTAQVDLVLLLVSLLALWTRLSHLSYPNAVVFDEVYYGQFVSLYMKRVFFIDDSGPPLGHMILALGAYVGGFDGNFVWNRIGAEYPSSVSVWSLRLLPALCGALCVPLVYLLTLELKFSHLSALGAALLLLLENSLIVQSRFMLLESVLIFFVLLAFFSYLRFHNAPNSWFRFCWLLLSGASCAAAVGVKYIGVFSYLLLLGVASLHTWNLIGDRTVSHCVCRVVCLLVVPVLLYVFWFYVHLSLLNRSGPHDQLMSSAFQASLEGGLSRITQGQPLEVAYGSQVTLRSFASQPIPCWLHSHRANYPIRYENGRGSSHQQQVTCYPFKDVNNWWIVKDPGRQELVVSSPPRPVRHGDVIQLVHGMTSRFLNSHDVAAPMSPHAQEVSGYIDFNVSMAAQNLWRVDISNRKAESESWKTILSEVRLVHVNTSAVLRLSGVFLPDWGFRQLEVVADKLFKAHSSSLDWTVEEHRYGTSQEQKEREAELHSPTHIDVDRKISFWAKFLELQWKMLTVKQEDTEHKYSSSPLEWITMETNIAYWLHSSTNAQIQLIGNPVSWGVANLSLLAYQLLAAVYLLRRRRGFIDLPDGVWCQFVCLGYVCVGGWLVNFVPFFLMEKTLFLYHYLPALCYLYLLSPALLEHTHTHLLSSDTHRRVLCVCVSAVLLSVFLSYRTFSPLTYGSPELSANRLQGLKWRVSWDILYRRR; encoded by the exons ATGATGCGGCTCCCCCTGATGGTGACAGCCCAGGTGGACCTGGTCCTGCTGCTGGTCTCCCTTCTGGCCCTCTGGACCAGACTGAGCCACCTCAGCTACCCCAACgctgtggt gTTTGATGAGGTGTATTATGGTCAGTTTGTGTCTCTCTACATGAAGAGAGTTTTCTTCATTGATGACAGCGGACCCCCGCTGGGTCACATGATCCTGGCCCTCGGAG cctACGTGGGAGGATTTGATGGGAACTTTGTGTGGAACAGAATCGGAGCAG AGTATCCcagcagtgtgagtgtgtggagtCTGCGCTTGCTGCCAGCTCTGTGTGGagctctctgtgttcctctggTTTACCTGTTGACTCTGGAGCTGAAGTTCTCTCACCTGTCGGCTCTGggagctgcactgctgctgctgctgg AGAATTCTCTGATCGTCCAATCCCGTTTCATGTTATTGGAGTCTGTTCTCATCTTCTTCGTGTTGTTGGCCTTCTTCTCCTACCTGCGATTCCACAATGCTCCCAACAG CTGGTTCAGGTTCTGCTGGCTGCTCCTCTCTGGAgcctcctgtgctgctgcagtcgG ggTGAAGTACATAGGTGTGTTCtcctacctgctgctgctgggcgtGGCCTCTCTGCACACCTGGAACCTGATTGGAGACCGAACTGTCAGTCAC tgtgtatgtcgagttgtgtgtctgttggtggTTCCTGTCCTTCTCTATGTGTTCTGGTTCTATGTTCACCTGAGTCTCCTGAACCGCAGCGGACCACATGACCAACTGATGAGCTCAGCTTTCCAGGCCAGTCTGGAG GGTGGTCTCTCCAGGATCACTCAGGGTCAGCCCCTGGAAGTTGCTTACGGCAGTCAGGTGACTTTAAGAAGCTTCGCCTCCCAGCCAATCCCCTGCTGGCTTCACTCACACAGGGCCAACTACCCAATCAG ATATGAAAATGGGCGGGGCAGCTCTCACCAGCAGCAGGTCACCTGTTATCCCTTCAAAGACGTCAACAACTGGTGGATCGTCAAGGACCCTGGCAG ACAGGAGTTGGTGGTCAGCAGTCCTCCCCGACCTGTCCGTCATGGTGATGTCATCCAGCTGGTTCATGGAATGACCTCACGCTTCCTCAACAG TCATGACGTAGCAGCTCCCATGAGCCCCCACGCTCAGGAAGTGTCGGGTTACATCGACTTCAATGTTTCTATGGCAGCACAGAACCTGTGGAGAGTG gacaTCTCCAACAGGAAGGCAGAGTCAGAGTCGTGGAAGACCATCTTGTCTGAAGTTCGATTGGTCCACGTCAACACCTCAGCAGTCCTGCGG ctgagtGGTGTGTTTCTTCCAGACTGGGGTTTCCGTCAGTTGGAGGTGGTTGCAGATAAACTGTTTaaagctcacagcagcagcttggaCTGGACGGTGGAGGAACACCGATATGGAACCA GTCAGGAGCAGAAGGAAAGAGAGGCGGAGCTTCATTCTCCGACTCATATCGACGTGGACAGGAAGATTTCCTTCTGGGCGAAGTTTTTAGAGCTTCAG TGGAAGATGCTGACGGTGAAACAGGAAGACACTGAGCACAAATACAGCTCCTCCCCCCTGGAGTGGATCACCATGGAAACCAACATTGCATACTGGCTGCACTCCTCCAccaat GCTCAGATCCAACTGATTGGTAACCCAGTATCATGGGGCGTGGCCAACCTCAGCTTGCTGGCCTATCAGCTGCTGGcagctgtttacctgctgaggaggaggcggggcttCATAGACCTCCCtgatg gtgtgtggtgtcagtttgtgtgtctgggatatgtgtgtgttggtggttgGTTGGTGAACTTTGTCCCATTCTTCCTGATGGAGAAAACTCTCTTCCTGTATCACTACCTGCCCGCCCTCTGCTACCTGTACCTGCTGAGCCCCGCCCTGCTGgagcacacgcacactcacctaCTCAg cagtgacacacaccggcgagtgctgtgtgtgtgtgtgtcggcagTGTTGTTGTCGGTCTTCCTGTCGTATCGAACCTTCTCCCCTTTGACCTACGGCAGTCCCGAGCTGTCGGCCAATCGGCTGCAAGGACTCAAGTGGAGAGTCTCCTGGGACATCCTGTACCGCCGCCGGTAG
- the pomt1 gene encoding protein O-mannosyl-transferase 1 isoform X2, protein MMRLPLMVTAQVDLVLLLVSLLALWTRLSHLSYPNAVVFDEVYYGQFVSLYMKRVFFIDDSGPPLGHMILALGAYVGGFDGNFVWNRIGAEYPSSVSVWSLRLLPALCGALCVPLVYLLTLELKFSHLSALGAALLLLLENSLIVQSRFMLLESVLIFFVLLAFFSYLRFHNAPNSWFRFCWLLLSGASCAAAVGVKYIGVFSYLLLLGVASLHTWNLIGDRTVSHLSVCVQCVCRVVCLLVVPVLLYVFWFYVHLSLLNRSGPHDQLMSSAFQASLEGGLSRITQGQPLEVAYGSQVTLRSFASQPIPCWLHSHRANYPIRYENGRGSSHQQQVTCYPFKDVNNWWIVKDPGRQELVVSSPPRPVRHGDVIQLVHGMTSRFLNSHDVAAPMSPHAQEVSGYIDFNVSMAAQNLWRVDISNRKAESESWKTILSEVRLVHVNTSAVLRLSGVFLPDWGFRQLEVVADKLFKAHSSSLDWTVEEHRYGTSQEQKEREAELHSPTHIDVDRKISFWAKFLELQWKMLTVKQEDTEHKYSSSPLEWITMETNIAYWLHSSTNAQIQLIGNPVSWGVANLSLLAYQLLAAVYLLRRRRGFIDLPDGVWCQFVCLGYVCVGGWLVNFVPFFLMEKTLFLYHYLPALCYLYLLSPALLEHTHTHLLSDTHRRVLCVCVSAVLLSVFLSYRTFSPLTYGSPELSANRLQGLKWRVSWDILYRRR, encoded by the exons ATGATGCGGCTCCCCCTGATGGTGACAGCCCAGGTGGACCTGGTCCTGCTGCTGGTCTCCCTTCTGGCCCTCTGGACCAGACTGAGCCACCTCAGCTACCCCAACgctgtggt gTTTGATGAGGTGTATTATGGTCAGTTTGTGTCTCTCTACATGAAGAGAGTTTTCTTCATTGATGACAGCGGACCCCCGCTGGGTCACATGATCCTGGCCCTCGGAG cctACGTGGGAGGATTTGATGGGAACTTTGTGTGGAACAGAATCGGAGCAG AGTATCCcagcagtgtgagtgtgtggagtCTGCGCTTGCTGCCAGCTCTGTGTGGagctctctgtgttcctctggTTTACCTGTTGACTCTGGAGCTGAAGTTCTCTCACCTGTCGGCTCTGggagctgcactgctgctgctgctgg AGAATTCTCTGATCGTCCAATCCCGTTTCATGTTATTGGAGTCTGTTCTCATCTTCTTCGTGTTGTTGGCCTTCTTCTCCTACCTGCGATTCCACAATGCTCCCAACAG CTGGTTCAGGTTCTGCTGGCTGCTCCTCTCTGGAgcctcctgtgctgctgcagtcgG ggTGAAGTACATAGGTGTGTTCtcctacctgctgctgctgggcgtGGCCTCTCTGCACACCTGGAACCTGATTGGAGACCGAACTGTCAGTCAC ctgagtgtttgtgtgcagtgtgtatgtcgagttgtgtgtctgttggtggTTCCTGTCCTTCTCTATGTGTTCTGGTTCTATGTTCACCTGAGTCTCCTGAACCGCAGCGGACCACATGACCAACTGATGAGCTCAGCTTTCCAGGCCAGTCTGGAG GGTGGTCTCTCCAGGATCACTCAGGGTCAGCCCCTGGAAGTTGCTTACGGCAGTCAGGTGACTTTAAGAAGCTTCGCCTCCCAGCCAATCCCCTGCTGGCTTCACTCACACAGGGCCAACTACCCAATCAG ATATGAAAATGGGCGGGGCAGCTCTCACCAGCAGCAGGTCACCTGTTATCCCTTCAAAGACGTCAACAACTGGTGGATCGTCAAGGACCCTGGCAG ACAGGAGTTGGTGGTCAGCAGTCCTCCCCGACCTGTCCGTCATGGTGATGTCATCCAGCTGGTTCATGGAATGACCTCACGCTTCCTCAACAG TCATGACGTAGCAGCTCCCATGAGCCCCCACGCTCAGGAAGTGTCGGGTTACATCGACTTCAATGTTTCTATGGCAGCACAGAACCTGTGGAGAGTG gacaTCTCCAACAGGAAGGCAGAGTCAGAGTCGTGGAAGACCATCTTGTCTGAAGTTCGATTGGTCCACGTCAACACCTCAGCAGTCCTGCGG ctgagtGGTGTGTTTCTTCCAGACTGGGGTTTCCGTCAGTTGGAGGTGGTTGCAGATAAACTGTTTaaagctcacagcagcagcttggaCTGGACGGTGGAGGAACACCGATATGGAACCA GTCAGGAGCAGAAGGAAAGAGAGGCGGAGCTTCATTCTCCGACTCATATCGACGTGGACAGGAAGATTTCCTTCTGGGCGAAGTTTTTAGAGCTTCAG TGGAAGATGCTGACGGTGAAACAGGAAGACACTGAGCACAAATACAGCTCCTCCCCCCTGGAGTGGATCACCATGGAAACCAACATTGCATACTGGCTGCACTCCTCCAccaat GCTCAGATCCAACTGATTGGTAACCCAGTATCATGGGGCGTGGCCAACCTCAGCTTGCTGGCCTATCAGCTGCTGGcagctgtttacctgctgaggaggaggcggggcttCATAGACCTCCCtgatg gtgtgtggtgtcagtttgtgtgtctgggatatgtgtgtgttggtggttgGTTGGTGAACTTTGTCCCATTCTTCCTGATGGAGAAAACTCTCTTCCTGTATCACTACCTGCCCGCCCTCTGCTACCTGTACCTGCTGAGCCCCGCCCTGCTGgagcacacgcacactcacctaCTCAg tgacacacaccggcgagtgctgtgtgtgtgtgtgtcggcagTGTTGTTGTCGGTCTTCCTGTCGTATCGAACCTTCTCCCCTTTGACCTACGGCAGTCCCGAGCTGTCGGCCAATCGGCTGCAAGGACTCAAGTGGAGAGTCTCCTGGGACATCCTGTACCGCCGCCGGTAG